One segment of Dyella jiangningensis DNA contains the following:
- a CDS encoding LytTR family DNA-binding domain-containing protein has protein sequence MTTRIGLDYQGFQRWRRPFEVGFWVVMLTANTVFNGLVSWFDHVYHSSGTSNLEPWVWEASSSLVILALVPFVVAATRRWPLRFDTWRQSLQVHVLLTVPFCLVHVGAMVGLRSLAYLAMGSHYRFGNVPVELFYEYLKDFRTYLSFVSLISFYGFFVRRLQGEASLLAEPDEGPPVEPVDRPERFLVRKLGKEFLVAARDIEWLQASGNYVNLHVRGRDYPLRATMAGIEERLDPSRFLRVHRSYLINLDHLAEIEPLETGDARLTMRDGAHIPCSRRYRAQLRERFGETPVGA, from the coding sequence ATGACGACACGGATCGGTTTGGACTATCAGGGATTCCAGCGCTGGCGCCGGCCTTTCGAGGTCGGCTTCTGGGTGGTGATGCTCACCGCGAACACGGTCTTCAACGGGCTGGTATCGTGGTTCGACCACGTCTACCACAGCAGCGGCACCTCGAACCTGGAACCCTGGGTGTGGGAGGCGAGCAGCAGCCTGGTGATCCTGGCGCTGGTGCCCTTCGTGGTGGCGGCGACCCGGCGTTGGCCGCTGCGCTTCGATACCTGGCGGCAAAGCCTCCAGGTGCACGTGCTGCTGACCGTGCCGTTCTGCCTGGTCCATGTCGGCGCCATGGTCGGCCTGCGCTCGCTCGCCTACCTGGCCATGGGCAGCCATTACCGGTTCGGCAATGTGCCCGTGGAACTCTTCTACGAGTACCTGAAGGACTTCCGCACCTATCTGTCGTTCGTGTCGCTGATTTCCTTCTACGGCTTCTTCGTGCGCCGCCTGCAGGGCGAAGCGAGCCTGCTGGCCGAACCGGACGAGGGCCCCCCGGTGGAACCGGTGGATCGTCCGGAACGCTTTCTGGTGCGCAAGCTCGGCAAGGAATTCCTGGTGGCCGCGCGCGACATCGAATGGCTGCAGGCCTCCGGCAATTACGTGAACCTGCACGTGCGCGGGCGCGACTACCCGCTGCGCGCCACCATGGCCGGCATCGAGGAGCGGCTCGATCCCTCGCGTTTCCTGCGCGTACATCGCAGCTACCTCATCAACCTCGACCATCTGGCCGAGATCGAACCCCTGGAAACCGGCGACGCCCGCCTCACCATGCGCGACGGTGCCCACATCCCCTGCAGCCGACGCTACCGCGCGCAGCTGCGCGAGCGCTTCGGTGAAACCCCCGTCGGCGCGTGA